The Mycosarcoma maydis chromosome 12, whole genome shotgun sequence nucleotide sequence GGATAGTCGGACTGCGCAGATTGTTCGAGCCAGAATCTCGCTTCGAtatcatcagcatcgatccCAAAAGTATCCCTGTGCGCCTGCTTGATGGTTTTGTCACCTGCTCTCACATCTGGATGCTGTGCCATTTTATCGCGATCCAGAAAGTAAAACGAGCCGACCTGAAACATGCTCTGCGCATCTCCTTGCTCTGCAGCCTGCTTGAAGAGTCGAAATGCTTGTGACTTGTTCCCAGTATTTGTATCGAGTAGATGCTCCATGCCCAGAGCGAACAGGCAGCCCGAATGAGCGAGCTCGGCGCCTTTAGACAGATAGCTGCGTGCGCGTTCCTGATCCGGCGGGTTGAAGCGCGATTCTTGAAAGAGCGATGCAAGATCGTACCACGCCTCTGCGAGACCCTTGTCGCCCGCTTGTGTGTATAGTTTGACGGCTTGTTCGATCATTGCTGGCCGTTGTGCTTTGTCGACTTGCCCTCTTTGGACACGCtgtagcagcagcttggcgacACCAGCTAAGCCACGCGCGTTGCCTGCCGCTGAGAGCTGCTGATATAGTTCCACAGCTTGCTGTACTCTGGCTTTCGAGTCACCTGAGGGGGGCGGGGGTGCAGTGTTCTGCAGCACCATGCTGGCCCAGTAGTATCCAGCATCGTCTGATCCGGCTTGGTGTGCAACTTGAAAAAGACGGTACGATAGCGGCtggcgacgaggatcgTTGGAGGCGCACACAAGCGTGTTGGCCAAGTGTGTGAGGTCTTCGGCACAATGTCCCCATTCCTTGATGGTCGCAATGATATCTTCATCAACTGATGCTTGGTAGGCTTCACGATCTGATGCAGATGATAAATCAGCTATGGTACggagctggacgagcaactttgacagcagcgagcgcgcCTGCTCATAGCTGATAGCCTTGGGTGAGCTATTCTCGTAGCGGGATGGTGGAAGGATTCGCGCGACGGAAGAATCTAGCTCGGTCTGATCAGGGACGCAGATGTTGGTGGGCGTGGTGGCATAGCCTCGGACAACAtcgatggtggtggcacAAACTGCAGGATGTGGTACGCCTGGCACGGTAGTAGCGCGCATTGTAAGCGGGACTGGTGTCCTTCCGGACAACAAGCAGGCAGCGCCTTGGCGCATGAGTCGGAAAGAGGCTGCCATACCCGTCGATCGTGTACAACTACGAATGTGGCCAAGAGGACGTCGGTGTAGGCCGAAAAGGTCGCAACAGGTCCATCTCGAGTTCGTGTTTGTTCTCACGTCTGTCGTCCTCTGGTGTGGAGTGTCCATGCCatgacaatcgtgaatcgtgaatgccaaTCCCAGCTGCATCTTGAAAGGTTTCTCACCTCGGCGAATTACGACaggaatcacgagtcacaatcacgaatcgggGATCCACGATCTTACGCTTTCCATAACTTAGCGTATTTTCACGACACGTGCACGGTGGTTTGTTTGCCGATTTTGAATCCCAACTGTGCCTCCACAAGGCATTCGCGATGGCCCGTTTCCCGAGTATAGTGGCCGTAGGATAGGATGATTTAGCTGAGCAGTTTTTCTGCTGTCGTTCGACATGTGCCCTCGTTAGAAGACCAACGGTAACATGTCTATCGACGGACCAGTAGAGCAGCAGGATTGGccgctgccatcgtcgtcctggATCGAAAAggtcctcttcctcggaACGGGTACCAGCGGACAGGTGCCGGCTATTCACTGCGTTACTAAGCCAGACTTTGGCGATTGTGCCGCTTGCCGGGATGCGACACTCAACCCGACGGGCAAGAATCGCAGAGGATGTACATCGGCTGCTGTCGTAGGTAGAGACGCTGAGGATAAGCTGGATAGTGCCATCCTAATAGACTGCGGAAAGACGTTTTATTCGAACGCAATCGTTCACTTCCCGCGTAATGGCATTCGAGAAATTCGAGCCGTCTTGCTCACACATGCGCACGCCGATGCCATTCTCGGCTTGGATGACCTCAGAGCGTGGACTATGGGAGGTGTCATTCAGCGTCACGTGCCCATATACCTCACGCAAGAGTGTATGGCCGTCGTCGAGGGCATGTTCCCTTACCTGGTTGATCGCTCAAAATCTACTGGCGGCGGTGACGTACCCACTCTTCAGTGGAATATTATCAACAAGGACCAACCCTTTATCATTCCCGCTTCTCATGGCCGCAAAGAGGTTAAAGTGCAGCCGCTTCCTGTATTGCACGGCTTTCTTGGCCGGGTATCGCCGTTCTGGTGTCTGGGTTTCCGCATCGACTCGTTCAGCTACATCAGCGATTGCCACGAGATCCCGGCCGCCACTCTTCAACTCATGCGTGGTAGCCAAGCTATCGTTATGGACGCTCTCAAAATGGATCGGCATCTCTCTCACTTTTCGTTTGCCCAAGCTCTATCTTTCTTTGCTTCTTTCTCCCCTCCACCTGCGCTTGGTCTCCTCACCGATTTTACACATCGCATAGAACACTATGCCACTCAAGGCCTCGTAGATACATGGAGGAACGGCATGCTGGCAGCACAGATCGCAGGAAAGGCAAGACAGGTCCAATCGACCGGAGAAGGTGGGGGGCTGAAGTGGTGGGCCGATATTTGGGACGAGCTAGGAAACGAACACGACATGACAATAAAATTGAAGGAAGTGTACGACCCTGTAATTGATCAGATGGCGCGGTCCGTTTCTCATCCTATACCGCCCATCAAGCTGAGCTGGGATGGCCTCGTGGTTTCATTTGCTCCTCGCAGATGACTTTGGCCCCTTTAGGCGAAACACTTTTTCTTGCCGGGATGAATAGCAGCGGGTTGAACGCAAGTGTTCCTCAtaaactcacgactgcctGTTTCTGTTTACTCTCTTGAAATTTGGTATTCTTGATTGTTTTCTTgttttgctttgctttgcagGGGGTTTGGTAACTTAGATGAAATAACTTAacttattcgtgatttgtttAATAGACGCCCGCCCCTCGCTTGCGTTATGGTGCACAGCATGGGCAATCAAGAAGCATGAATACTCGTGATCTTATTTGGTGCACTGATTTTCGAGTGGAAGCCCGCCAATCATCCCTACTCGGTGACTGTGCTGTAATCACAATGACATTTGCACAATGTCCGTGGCGAAGCGTTGTGAGATATTCTAACAGGAGTTTCCATGAATGGCAAGTCAGAAGACTGACAGCAGTTGGCAGCGCAACATGGGAATTGAAGCGAGACAAGGAGGGCCGGGAGACTAGTATACATAACGGAAGTTGGGATTCTGCTTGTCGGTCAGATCGTCAAAAGCATGCGAGAGGTCGATTTGATCCGGCGACTCGGCAGGTCTTCCGTGGAGCAAGTTGTTTGCAATCCTCTTGGTATTGTTCTGCGCCATGTAGTAGAATCTCAACGaggcgaagaggaggatgagGGCCACGTAGCAACCCAGCTGGCCGGCGAATGCTTTTCGGTAGTGGGGAGCATCCGTCGACCTGAAGAGTTGAGGTCCAGCGGCGTTGCCAGCAGCCCAGCCGATGAAGTTGACAGCAACGACCACTGTTCGTTTCGTCTGTCCGCCCACGTTTCGTGTCAGCAGGCTGAACGCGAGTGGCGAAACACCGTTGTAAAAGATGGTCATGAGGAAGACGGTCAAAAGCCCACCAACGTGAGCTTTGTCATTTGGTACCGTCAAGAAAACGACGGCTGAAATCAGCGAAGGGATGCAATACAATATGGCTACCAGGAGCGTTTGGTTGGTCTTCTTGGAAAGGTAGGCGGCCGAAAAGAGAACAAAGATTTGGATTGCTCCCTGCGCGATCGCCAGTAGGTCCGTTTGAAGGACCGTGAATCCGAGATTCGTCTTTATAATGATATTGGTAAATGCACCGAGACCACCAACAGGAATCGTGTTGAGCACCTGTATGAAGAAAAACGCCCATGTTTGAGGGTCTgcgagcgcttcttgcacGTGCGACCAtttgagcttcttgttctgAACCCCGGTCTGATTTTCTCGAacgcgctcgacgatcttgacTTTGTCCTCTTCCGAAATGCCACGAGCCTTCATCGGAGATGCGGGaagcagccagcaagctACTCCTGCCCACAGCGCCGTCAACGTTCCTAGTATCAAGAACATCAGCTGAAACGAGGCAAGCTTTCCTTTATAATGGTAGATCCCATATGCAATCAAGCCGCCTACCATAGTCTGGATGCCATTGCAGCAGTAGAAGGCTGCAATCGTTCTAgcttgctcctccttgCGATACCAGGTGGCGGTGATGAGCATGAAACAGGGTTGACAGACACATTCAAAGGTGCCGAGCAGAGCGCGGATAACCATGGCTCCTTCAAAGTCTTCGACAGCTGCAGAGCACGCTACGACAACTCCCCATGCGAAAATGCAGAAAGAGAGCCAACGGTTGATGGGAAGGACTTGTAGGAGACGATTTTGCGGATACTCGGCGCAAATAATGGCGAGATAGACGACAGTCGTGAGCCAGGCGTATTCTTGACCTTGAAGATGCCATTTCTTCTGAATTCCCATGATGGATGCAAGCGAGACGAGGCCCTTGTCGAGAGACTGTAGGAAGTACGTGGTCATGATGACTGGGAGGATTCGTCGGTCGATAATGCCAAGTAGCCGCTTGTTCTCTTCCGGAGTGATAGTGATGCTCTGATCAGTGTATTCGAGAACCTCGGTGTCGACTTCTTCCATGACGGTTTCAGGGAGCGTAGGGATGCCGAGACCAGCATACAGGCCGGGACCTTTTTCGAGAGCGCTCGCATCGTCGGTAGCAATCGACGTCTGAGTTATAACCTTGTTAAGCTTCTCCATGATTTACCACGAGCTACAAGATGGCGATTTATCTACTCTTTCGGTGGATTCGAGAATGAAACTTGTTAGTGGAGGTGGGTGGCACGGAATCAATAGAGGAGAACCCTGCAACTGTATCAAGTGGGGAGTACTGTATCAAGTAGGCCTGTCAACCTTTGTTTGACCTTGATCGAACCGGGAATTGGAAACGCGAAGAGAAGCGCTTACGATCCGAGTTGAAGACAGGGCACTTTATAGCTTTAACAAAACCAGGCGATAGCTGCAAAAGAAGCGTGGCTCCGCAACAAAGAAGTTGGTATATCGTGCTGCTCATGCTAATACGAGTGCGGCGTCAACATTGAGCGTAGGTTTTGACGCTGCCACCTTCTCGTATTTCCCCACACTGCGAATATGCATGGCTTAGAACTGAACCCTGTTGATGACAAGTTCCCGTTCCTGGCCAGCTTTCCTTAATGCAGTGGGAGTAAAACACAGGGTGGAAAGATGAGCTTAAGCTGGCCGCGGCTACAAGTTACGAGTGGGGGCCCCGCAAACTCGGTTAGAGCTTGATCATGCACAGCGTGGAAAGCGCTAAAGAGCTTTCTCTCAGGTGCGCTGCtacaattcacgattgtgagTGTAcatgtgaatcacgagtaGTTAACTTAGCACTGCTGGACGCAAGTCAAACTCCGCTCCGCTCGGCTCGCCTACGGCAcgcgcattcacgattcgtgattttcgaCGTGGGGGTTCACTTGTCCCacgcagcatcgcctcaAGTGCAAGGTCCATCCATGCCTTTGCGGCTCTACCAAAGAACGGCCAAGTTGACCGATGCGGACCGGCGGTCAATCGTGACTCTAACTAATTTACCATACAATCCTGATGCCTATCGTGCATGCCTGCCGTCGTTCTGTCTTTTCGTGCGCGCTCCTGCTTCCTGTCCTCTCTTACCGCTTCAAGCGCGGAGCTGAATTCGGGTCCTGCCCTCCCCAGCCCTGACCGAGGCTCACCTCCTAGCGTTGAATCAAGATGTGGAGTCACAAGTGTTCCCACGAGTTGGCTTGACCTTCAAG carries:
- a CDS encoding uncharacterized protein (related to allantoate permease) — its product is MEKLNKVITQTSIATDDASALEKGPGLYAGLGIPTLPETVMEEVDTEVLEYTDQSITITPEENKRLLGIIDRRILPVIMTTYFLQSLDKGLVSLASIMGIQKKWHLQGQEYAWLTTVVYLAIICAEYPQNRLLQVLPINRWLSFCIFAWGVVVACSAAVEDFEGAMVIRALLGTFECVCQPCFMLITATWYRKEEQARTIAAFYCCNGIQTMVGGLIAYGIYHYKGKLASFQLMFLILGTLTALWAGVACWLLPASPMKARGISEEDKVKIVERVRENQTGVQNKKLKWSHVQEALADPQTWAFFFIQVLNTIPVGGLGAFTNIIIKTNLGFTVLQTDLLAIAQGAIQIFVLFSAAYLSKKTNQTLLVAILYCIPSLISAVVFLTVPNDKAHVGGLLTVFLMTIFYNGVSPLAFSLLTRNVGGQTKRTVVVAVNFIGWAAGNAAGPQLFRSTDAPHYRKAFAGQLGCYVALILLFASLRFYYMAQNNTKRIANNLLHGRPAESPDQIDLSHAFDDLTDKQNPNFRYVY